In one window of Acidobacteriota bacterium DNA:
- a CDS encoding GNAT family N-acyltransferase, with the protein MLTKTRFTSGGGYPPHPEGVPTGIIQYGRYRVRFASSQEELDTILRLRYRIFNLELGEGLASSEMTGRDEDPFDSCCHHLLVEHEPSHSIIGTYRIQTAAMAEEGRGFYSAGEFDLAALSPTLVANAIEIGRACISREHRNRQVLFLLWKGLARYLLANDKRFLFGCCSLNTQDPAEGVRVLRHLERHGHLHESVAIPPQPGFECVAPEAPEEDTVDLPALFKTYLRYGAKVCGAPAIDREFKTIDFFVLFDIRAMEERTYRLFFE; encoded by the coding sequence ATGTTGACCAAGACTCGCTTCACTTCCGGCGGTGGCTATCCGCCTCACCCGGAAGGAGTGCCGACAGGCATCATCCAGTACGGTCGCTACCGCGTGCGCTTCGCCTCCAGCCAGGAAGAGCTCGACACCATCCTGCGACTGCGCTATCGAATCTTCAACCTCGAGCTCGGCGAAGGCCTGGCCTCATCGGAGATGACCGGGCGCGATGAAGACCCCTTCGATTCATGCTGTCACCACCTGCTGGTGGAGCACGAGCCGTCGCACTCGATCATCGGCACTTACCGTATTCAAACGGCGGCGATGGCCGAGGAGGGCCGCGGTTTCTACTCCGCCGGTGAGTTCGACCTCGCCGCCCTATCGCCGACCCTGGTGGCCAACGCCATCGAGATCGGTCGCGCCTGCATCTCCCGCGAGCACCGCAACCGGCAGGTCTTGTTTCTGCTCTGGAAGGGCCTGGCCCGCTACCTGCTCGCCAACGACAAGCGATTTCTCTTTGGCTGCTGCTCCCTCAACACCCAGGATCCGGCCGAAGGGGTGCGGGTGCTGCGTCACCTCGAGCGCCACGGCCACCTCCATGAAAGCGTCGCCATTCCGCCCCAGCCGGGCTTCGAATGCGTAGCCCCGGAGGCTCCCGAGGAGGACACCGTCGATCTGCCGGCCCTCTTCAAAACGTATCTCCGCTACGGCGCCAAGGTGTGCGGCGCCCCGGCCATCGACCGCGAGTTCAAGACCATCGATTTCTTCGTGCTGTTCGACATCCGGGCGATGGAAGAGCGGACCTACCGACTATTTTTCGAATGA
- a CDS encoding DinB family protein, with translation MNHANLLTAGNLALLAQGAELLERLDDELFSASPPVRMGTVGGHIRHCLDFYLCFLDGLDQGLIDYDQRRRDERIQSDRGYALGLIAALQERLGELSPEIAETPVEVALDRAFEAPEAPLGRSTVRRELQFLCSHTTHHYALIAAQLRLHGFDPGNGFGVAPSTLEHERTVGRRV, from the coding sequence ATGAACCACGCAAACCTACTCACGGCAGGAAATCTCGCGCTTCTCGCCCAGGGGGCGGAGCTTCTCGAACGCCTCGACGACGAGCTCTTTTCGGCGAGTCCGCCGGTGCGCATGGGCACCGTCGGCGGTCATATCCGGCACTGTCTGGACTTCTATCTCTGCTTCCTCGACGGCCTCGACCAGGGCCTGATCGACTACGACCAACGCCGGCGGGACGAGCGCATCCAGAGCGACCGGGGCTACGCCCTCGGACTGATCGCCGCCCTTCAGGAGCGCCTCGGCGAGCTCTCGCCGGAGATCGCCGAAACGCCCGTCGAAGTCGCCCTCGATCGGGCCTTCGAGGCCCCGGAAGCCCCCCTCGGACGCTCCACCGTGAGGCGAGAGCTGCAGTTCCTGTGCAGCCACACCACCCATCACTACGCCCTCATCGCCGCCCAGCTGCGGCTCCACGGCTTCGACCCGGGGAATGGCTTCGGTGTCGCTCCCTCGACCCTCGAGCACGAGCGCACCGTCGGCCGCCGCGTCTGA
- a CDS encoding alpha/beta fold hydrolase, producing the protein MGRRRLRWWLLVAYGLLLAASTVARWRAPEPAPAAHLELTELAVDGTPLRLAWRQWGEANAAAPPLVLLHGSPGSHHDFRRLAPALADDRRVIAADLPGFGASDRRIDDYSVRFQGAAVRALLEHLDIDRYHLAGFSMGGGGVLEIYRTTPERVLSITMIAAIGVQELELLGDYRLNHAVHGLQLAAIQGARWLLPHFGVLDRFPLGYEYARNFYDTDQRPLRGLLETFEPPMLIIHGEHDPLVPAAAAREHHRIVPQSELQMLDTSHFFLFSANPDVAPLLSDFLARVDRGEGRRRAAATAERLAAAGRALDVPRWRGTALWVVLLLLALATLVSEDLTTLGAGLLVAQDRLDFWPAAAACFAGIFIGDLLLFAAGRFLGRPALRLPFLRWWLSEDAVVRSSAWFERRGPAVILLSRFMPGARLPTYFAAGVLRTNAWRFAAYFFVAVALWTPALVALSATLGETALERFGRGIGWAVVALLVFLVILRKLLLPLATWTGRRRLLGTWRRWTRWEFWPPWLFYPPIALYVLGLGLRHRSLTLFTAANPAIPTGGFIGESKSAILQGLAGAGDALPAWRLLPASAPLAERLDLLAEFLERHRLDYPVVLKPDAGQRGTGVAVIRDHPSAAAYLEAAHGDLIVQQYVPGVEIGLFYVRRPDESEGNIFAITEKQLPEVRGDGESTLEELVFADDRAVAMAELYLAGKDIERFEVPAAGEALSLAELGTHCRGAIFLDGGHLASPALRATIDRISQTFEGFYLGRYDLRAASFEAFTAGGPFQVIELNGVTSEATNIYDPRYSVFQAWKILRRQWRLAFEIGAANRRRGIAPASVGELLRATLAYRRGLRRPTPG; encoded by the coding sequence TTGGGACGTCGACGTCTACGCTGGTGGCTGCTGGTCGCCTACGGGCTCCTGCTGGCGGCCTCGACGGTGGCCCGCTGGCGCGCCCCGGAGCCCGCTCCGGCTGCCCATCTCGAGCTCACCGAGCTCGCCGTTGACGGCACCCCGCTGCGCCTCGCCTGGCGCCAATGGGGCGAGGCCAACGCCGCGGCTCCTCCCCTGGTCTTGCTTCACGGCAGTCCCGGCAGCCACCACGACTTTCGGCGCCTCGCCCCGGCGCTGGCCGACGACCGCCGAGTCATCGCCGCGGACCTGCCCGGTTTCGGCGCCAGCGATCGTCGGATCGACGACTACTCGGTGCGCTTTCAAGGAGCTGCGGTGCGGGCCTTGCTCGAGCACCTCGATATCGACCGCTACCACCTCGCCGGCTTCAGCATGGGGGGCGGCGGCGTCCTGGAGATCTACCGCACCACTCCGGAGCGGGTGCTCTCCATCACCATGATCGCGGCCATCGGTGTCCAGGAGCTCGAGCTCCTCGGCGACTACCGGCTCAATCACGCCGTCCACGGTCTGCAGCTCGCCGCCATTCAAGGGGCGCGCTGGCTGCTGCCCCATTTCGGCGTTCTCGATCGCTTCCCGCTGGGCTACGAGTACGCCCGCAACTTCTACGACACCGATCAGCGGCCGCTGCGCGGTCTGCTCGAGACGTTCGAGCCTCCGATGTTGATCATCCACGGCGAGCACGATCCGCTGGTACCTGCCGCCGCCGCCCGCGAGCACCATCGAATCGTGCCTCAGAGCGAGCTCCAGATGCTCGACACCAGCCACTTCTTCCTATTCAGCGCCAATCCCGACGTCGCTCCCCTGCTATCGGACTTTCTGGCGCGGGTCGACCGCGGCGAAGGCCGCCGGCGGGCAGCCGCCACCGCCGAGCGCTTGGCCGCCGCCGGCCGAGCCCTCGATGTGCCGCGCTGGCGCGGCACGGCCCTCTGGGTCGTGCTGCTCCTGCTCGCCCTGGCGACCTTGGTGAGCGAAGATCTGACCACCCTCGGTGCCGGCTTGCTGGTGGCCCAGGACCGACTCGACTTCTGGCCCGCCGCCGCTGCCTGCTTCGCCGGTATCTTCATTGGAGATCTGCTGCTCTTCGCCGCCGGCCGATTCCTCGGCCGACCGGCCCTGCGCTTACCGTTCCTGCGCTGGTGGCTCTCCGAGGACGCCGTCGTCCGCAGCTCCGCCTGGTTCGAGCGCCGCGGACCAGCGGTGATCCTGCTCAGTCGCTTCATGCCCGGGGCCCGGCTGCCGACCTACTTCGCCGCCGGCGTGCTGCGCACCAACGCCTGGCGCTTCGCCGCCTACTTTTTCGTCGCCGTGGCCCTGTGGACCCCCGCCCTGGTCGCCCTTTCAGCGACCCTCGGCGAGACCGCCCTCGAGCGCTTCGGCCGCGGCATCGGCTGGGCGGTGGTCGCTCTGCTGGTGTTTCTGGTGATCCTGCGCAAGCTGCTGCTCCCCCTCGCCACCTGGACTGGCCGGCGCCGGCTGCTCGGCACCTGGCGGCGCTGGACGCGCTGGGAGTTCTGGCCGCCCTGGCTGTTCTACCCCCCGATCGCCCTCTACGTCCTCGGCCTCGGCCTGCGCCACCGCAGCCTCACCCTGTTCACCGCCGCCAATCCCGCCATTCCCACCGGTGGCTTCATCGGCGAGTCGAAATCCGCCATCCTGCAAGGGCTCGCCGGCGCCGGCGATGCGCTTCCGGCCTGGCGGCTTCTGCCGGCCTCGGCTCCGTTGGCGGAGCGCCTCGATCTGCTCGCCGAGTTCCTGGAGCGCCACCGGCTCGACTACCCGGTAGTCCTCAAGCCCGACGCCGGCCAACGGGGAACCGGCGTCGCGGTGATCCGCGATCACCCATCGGCGGCGGCCTATCTCGAGGCGGCCCACGGCGACCTCATCGTGCAGCAGTATGTTCCCGGGGTCGAGATCGGCCTCTTCTACGTGCGCCGGCCGGATGAGAGCGAGGGGAACATCTTCGCCATCACCGAGAAGCAGTTGCCCGAAGTGCGCGGCGACGGCGAATCGACCCTCGAAGAGCTGGTGTTCGCCGACGACCGGGCCGTCGCCATGGCCGAGCTCTACCTCGCCGGCAAGGACATCGAGCGGTTCGAGGTTCCCGCCGCCGGCGAGGCGCTTTCCCTCGCCGAGCTCGGCACCCACTGTCGCGGCGCGATCTTCCTCGATGGCGGCCATCTCGCCAGCCCCGCCCTGCGGGCGACCATCGACCGCATCAGCCAGACCTTCGAGGGCTTCTACCTCGGACGCTACGACCTGCGCGCCGCGAGCTTCGAGGCCTTCACCGCCGGCGGCCCCTTCCAGGTCATCGAGCTCAACGGCGTGACCTCCGAAGCGACCAACATCTACGACCCGCGCTACTCCGTCTTCCAGGCCTGGAAAATTCTCCGCCGGCAATGGCGCCTAGCCTTCGAAATCGGTGCCGCCAACCGCCGTCGCGGCATCGCCCCGGCGAGCGTCGGTGAGC